ATATCAatgtctaataaaaaataatttttgaaaaatacagtttaacttaaaatacaagaaatcccataactaaaataaaatgtaatgtataagtaaaattattagatttaggCACTGATGACTAGACTAGtagtcataaaataatattattttattttaaatgatgtataaaagtatttgcAGAATGTAACTATTAAGTTTTAGGTTCAAAATGTATACCAAATTGAGGTCCAGTATATGGAGCTGTATCGCTCCAATAATCTCTAGGATCTGATACAATGgctaattttatatctttagatatatttacttCTTTAAAGTACCTGCAACATCTTTTACCTACTTCTGGAATATCGGTTTTATATGGAGGAGCTAATATGTCAACAAATGCAGCTGGACCATCAATAGTATCCACTTGATGAATATTTCCTTCTACTGGACACAGCACACATGGATCATCTGTTTCTCCAACAATAATTGGGGCTAGTTTTATTGCATTGATGTTACAGTCGCTGTaaacataaaactattaagtacaaacttaaaaatataataatattttaccatcaCAATTACTTTAATTGGCTGTAATCTTTATCCACGGGTGTATAGCTTTGCACTTTGACTTTAccataaataacttttaacacACCATACATGTAAGGATGATCATGTAAAGGAATTTTAGCACCATCTCTCAACACAAACACTCCAATTGATACATTTTCATCTTCAAACACTTCAATGTAAGTAACAGGAGCTTGATGACGGCGTATAAATGTGGATCCAGACAATTTATCCAGATTGTTG
The DNA window shown above is from Aphis gossypii isolate Hap1 chromosome 2, ASM2018417v2, whole genome shotgun sequence and carries:
- the LOC114124423 gene encoding 2-aminoethanethiol dioxygenase; amino-acid sequence: MTSKIECVIKQAITTFSGSYTSKAFHDNLIKLKRNANELDARSIGLDFRLLRWDTYELNNNLDKLSGSTFIRRHQAPVTYIEVFEDENVSIGVFVLRDGAKIPLHDHPYMYGVLKVIYGKVKVQSYTPVDKDYSQLNDCNINAIKLAPIIVGETDDPCVLCPVEGNIHQVDTIDGPAAFVDILAPPYKTDIPEVGKRCCRYFKEVNISKDIKLAIVSDPRDYWSDTAPYTGPQFGIHFEPKT